One region of Culex pipiens pallens isolate TS chromosome 2, TS_CPP_V2, whole genome shotgun sequence genomic DNA includes:
- the LOC128092769 gene encoding uncharacterized protein LOC128092769: MALREGSTGGTFIEPYDLGQYGYQNSWFLILVMKMAILTGLATPGVAMALREGSTGGTFIEPYDLGQYGHQNSWFLILVMKMAILTGLATPGVAMALREGSTGGTFIEPYDLGQYGYQNSWFLILLMKMAILTGLATPGVAMALREGSTGGTFIEPYDLGQYGYQNSWFLILVMKMAILTGLATPGVAMALREGSTGGTFIEPYDLGQYGYQNSWFLILVMKMAILTGLATPGVAMALREGSTGGTFIEPYDFGNMVFGTGHENCHFDSGCKVHDFRMQLYRCRFFLGRGGDVLAIYIHRGAID; the protein is encoded by the exons atggccctgagggaaggttctaccggggggacatttatcgaaccatacgacttggggcaatatgggtatcaaaattcatggtttttgatactggtaatgaaaatggccattttgacaggattggccacacccggagtggccatggccctgagggaaggttctaccggggggacatttatcgaaccatacgacttggggcaatatgggcatcaaaattcatggtttttgatactggtaatgaaaatggccattttgacaggattggccacacccggagtggccatggccctgagggaaggttctaccggggggacatttatcgaaccatacgacttggggcaatatgggtatcaaaattcatggtttttgatactgttaatgaaaatggccattttgacaggattggccacacccggagtggccatggccctgagggaaggttctaccggggggacatttatcgaaccatacgacttggggcaatatgggtatcaaaattcatggtttttgatactggtgatgaaaatggccattttgacaggattggccacacccggagtggccatggccctgagggaaggttctaccggggggacatttatcgaaccatacgacttggggcaatatgggtatcaaaattcatggtttttgatactggtaatgaaaatggccattttgacaggattggccacacccggagtggccatggccctgagggaag gttctaccggggggacatttatcgaaccatacgattttggcaaCATGGTTTTTGggactggacatgaaaattgccatttcgatAGTGGTTGTAAAGTCCATGATTTCCGGATGCAGCTCTATCGCTGCCGTTTTTTTCTGGGAAGGGGGGGGgatgttttggcaatttatatcCATAGAGGTGCCATTGATTGA